The Theropithecus gelada isolate Dixy chromosome X, Tgel_1.0, whole genome shotgun sequence genome includes a window with the following:
- the TSPYL2 gene encoding testis-specific Y-encoded-like protein 2 isoform X2, with the protein MDRPDEGPPAKTRRLSSSESPQRDPPPPPPPPPPPLLRLPLPPPQQRPRLQEETEAAQVLADMRGVGVGPALPPPPPYVILEEGGIRAYFTLGAECPGWDPTIESGYGEAPPPTESLEALPTPEASGGSLEIDFQVVQPSSFGGEGALETCSAVGWGPQRLIDPKSKEEAIIIVEDEDEDEQESMRSSRRRRRRRRRKQRKVKRESRQRNAERMESILQALEDIQLDLEAVNIKAGKAFLRLKRKFIQMRRPFLERRDLIIQHIPGFWVKAFLNHPRISILINRRDEDIFRYLTNLQVQDLRHISMGYKMKLYFQTNPYFTNMVIVKEFQRNRSGRLVSHSTPIRWHRGQEPQARRHGNQDASHSFFSWFSNHSLPEADRIAEIIKNDLWVNPLRYYLRERGSRIKRKKQEMKKRKTRGRCEVVIMEDAPDYYAVEDIFSEISDIDETIHDIKISDFMETTDYFETTDNEITDINENICDSESPDHNEVRNETTDNNESADDNETTDNNESADDNNENPEDNNKNADDNEENPDNNEHTYGNNFFNGGFWGSHGNNQDSSDSDNEADEASDDEDNDGNEGDNEGSDDDGNEGDNEGSDDDDRDIEYYEKVIEDFDRDQDDYEDVIEIISDESVEEEEGIEEGIEQDEDVYQEEGNYEGEGSEDVWEEGEDSDDSDLEDVLQVPNGWANPGKRGKTG; encoded by the exons ATGGACCGCCCAGATGAGGGGCCTCCGGCCAAGACCCGCCGCCTAAGCAGCTCCGAGTCTCCACAGCGCGacccgcccccgccgccgccgccgccgccgccgccgctcctcCGACTGCCGCTGCCTCCACCCCAGCAGCGCCCGAGGCTCCAGGAGGAAACGGAGGCGGCACAGGTGCTGGCCGATATGAGGGGGGTGGGAGTGGGCCCCGCGCTGCCCCCGCCGCCTCCCTATGTCATTCTCGAGGAGGGGGGGATCCGCGCATACTTCACGCTCGGTGCTGAGTGTCCCGGCTGGGATCCTACCATCGAGTCGGGGTATGGGGAGGCGCCCCCGCCCACGGAGAGCCTAGAAGCACTCCCCACTCCTGAGGCCTCCGGGGGGAGCCTGGAAATCGATTTTCAGGTTGTGCAGCCCAGCAGTTTTGGTGGAGAGGGGGCCCTAGAAACCTGTAGCGCAGTGGGGTGGGGGCCCCAGAGATTAATTGACCCAAAGAGCAAGGAAGAGGCGATCATCATAGtggaggatgaggatgaggatgagcaGGAGAGTATgaggagcagcaggaggaggcggcggcggcggaggaggaagcagaggaaggTGAAGAGGGAAAGCAGACAGAGAAATGCCGAGAGGATGGAGAGCATCCTGCAGGCACTGGAGGATATTCAGCTGGATCTGGAGGCGGTGAACATCAAGGCAGGCAAGGCCTTCCTGCGTCTCAAGCGCAAGTTCATCCAGATGCGAAGACCCTTCCTGGAGCGCAGAGACCTTATCATCCAGCATATCCCAGGCTTCTGGGTCAAAGCA TTCCTCAACCACCCCAGAATTTCAATTTTGATCAACCGTCGTGATGAAGACATTTTCCGCTACTTGACCAATCTGCAG GTACAGGATCTCAGACATATCTCCATGGGCTACAAAATGAAGCTGTACTTCCAAACAAACCCCTACTTTACAAACATGGTGATTGTCAAGGAGTTCCAGCGCAACCGCTCGG GCCGGCTGGTGTCTCACTCAACTCCAATCCGCTGGCACCGGGGCCAGGAACCCCAGGCCCGCCGTCATGGGAACCAGGATGCGAGCCACAGCTTCTTCAGCTGGTTCTCAAACCATAGCCTCCCAGAGGCTGACAGGATTGCTGAG ATTATCAAGAATGATCTGTGGGTTAATCCTCTACGCTACTACCTGAGAGAAAGGGGCTCcaggataaagagaaagaagcaagaaatgAAGAAACG TAAAACCAGGGGCAGATGTGAGGTGGTGATCATGGAAGATGCCCCTGACTATTATGCAGTGGAAGACATTTTCAGCGAGATCTCAGACATTGATGAGACAATTCATGACATCAAGATCTCTGACTTCATGGAGACCACTGACTACTTCGAGACCACTGACAATGAGATAACTGACATCAATGAGAACATCTGCGACAGCGAGAGCCCTGACCACAATGAGGTCCGCAACGAGACCACTGATAACAACGAGAGTGCTGATGACAACGAAACCACTGACAACAATGAGAGTGCAGATGACAACAATGAGAACCCTGAAGACAACAACAAGAACGCTGATGACAACGAAGAGAACCCTGACAACAACGAGCACACTTATGGCAACAACTTCTTCAACGGCGGCTTCTGGGGCAGCCATGGCAACAACCAGGACAGCAGCGACAGTGACAATGAAGCAGATGAggccagtgatgatgaagatAATGATGGCAATGAAGGTGACAATGAGGGCAGTGATGATGATGGCAATGAAGGTGACAATGAAGGCAGCGATGATGATGACAGAGACATTGAGTACTATGAGAAAGTTATTGAAGACTTTGACAGGGATCAGGATGACTACGAGGATGTGATAGAGATCATCTCAGACGAATCAGTGGAAGAAGAGGAGGGCATTGAGGAAG GCATCGAGCAAGATGAAGACGTCTATCAGGAGGAAGGAAACTATGAGGGGGAAGGAAGTGAAGATGTCTGGGAAGAAGGGGAAGATTCAGACGACTCTGACCTGGAGGATGTGCTTCAGGTCCCAAACGGTTGGGCCAACCCGGGGAAGAGGGGGAAAACTGGATAA
- the TSPYL2 gene encoding testis-specific Y-encoded-like protein 2 isoform X1 produces MDRPDEGPPAKTRRLSSSESPQRDPPPPPPPPPPPLLRLPLPPPQQRPRLQEETEAAQVLADMRGVGVGPALPPPPPYVILEEGGIRAYFTLGAECPGWDPTIESGYGEAPPPTESLEALPTPEASGGSLEIDFQVVQPSSFGGEGALETCSAVGWGPQRLIDPKSKEEAIIIVEDEDEDEQESMRSSRRRRRRRRRKQRKVKRESRQRNAERMESILQALEDIQLDLEAVNIKAGKAFLRLKRKFIQMRRPFLERRDLIIQHIPGFWVKAFLNHPRISILINRRDEDIFRYLTNLQVQDLRHISMGYKMKLYFQTNPYFTNMVIVKEFQRNRSGRLVSHSTPIRWHRGQEPQARRHGNQDASHSFFSWFSNHSLPEADRIAEIIKNDLWVNPLRYYLRERGSRIKRKKQEMKKRKTRGRCEVVIMEDAPDYYAVEDIFSEISDIDETIHDIKISDFMETTDYFETTDNEITDINENICDSESPDHNEVRNETTDNNESADDNETTDNNESADDNNENPEDNNKNADDNEENPDNNEHTYGNNFFNGGFWGSHGNNQDSSDSDNEADEASDDEDNDGNEGDNEGSDDDGNEGDNEGSDDDDRDIEYYEKVIEDFDRDQDDYEDVIEIISDESVEEEEGIEEGELTPAPNPCLPSSFLSEQAWPRTGYQGMNTICFHGGKKKHSEQLFKQRKSSEHLT; encoded by the exons ATGGACCGCCCAGATGAGGGGCCTCCGGCCAAGACCCGCCGCCTAAGCAGCTCCGAGTCTCCACAGCGCGacccgcccccgccgccgccgccgccgccgccgccgctcctcCGACTGCCGCTGCCTCCACCCCAGCAGCGCCCGAGGCTCCAGGAGGAAACGGAGGCGGCACAGGTGCTGGCCGATATGAGGGGGGTGGGAGTGGGCCCCGCGCTGCCCCCGCCGCCTCCCTATGTCATTCTCGAGGAGGGGGGGATCCGCGCATACTTCACGCTCGGTGCTGAGTGTCCCGGCTGGGATCCTACCATCGAGTCGGGGTATGGGGAGGCGCCCCCGCCCACGGAGAGCCTAGAAGCACTCCCCACTCCTGAGGCCTCCGGGGGGAGCCTGGAAATCGATTTTCAGGTTGTGCAGCCCAGCAGTTTTGGTGGAGAGGGGGCCCTAGAAACCTGTAGCGCAGTGGGGTGGGGGCCCCAGAGATTAATTGACCCAAAGAGCAAGGAAGAGGCGATCATCATAGtggaggatgaggatgaggatgagcaGGAGAGTATgaggagcagcaggaggaggcggcggcggcggaggaggaagcagaggaaggTGAAGAGGGAAAGCAGACAGAGAAATGCCGAGAGGATGGAGAGCATCCTGCAGGCACTGGAGGATATTCAGCTGGATCTGGAGGCGGTGAACATCAAGGCAGGCAAGGCCTTCCTGCGTCTCAAGCGCAAGTTCATCCAGATGCGAAGACCCTTCCTGGAGCGCAGAGACCTTATCATCCAGCATATCCCAGGCTTCTGGGTCAAAGCA TTCCTCAACCACCCCAGAATTTCAATTTTGATCAACCGTCGTGATGAAGACATTTTCCGCTACTTGACCAATCTGCAG GTACAGGATCTCAGACATATCTCCATGGGCTACAAAATGAAGCTGTACTTCCAAACAAACCCCTACTTTACAAACATGGTGATTGTCAAGGAGTTCCAGCGCAACCGCTCGG GCCGGCTGGTGTCTCACTCAACTCCAATCCGCTGGCACCGGGGCCAGGAACCCCAGGCCCGCCGTCATGGGAACCAGGATGCGAGCCACAGCTTCTTCAGCTGGTTCTCAAACCATAGCCTCCCAGAGGCTGACAGGATTGCTGAG ATTATCAAGAATGATCTGTGGGTTAATCCTCTACGCTACTACCTGAGAGAAAGGGGCTCcaggataaagagaaagaagcaagaaatgAAGAAACG TAAAACCAGGGGCAGATGTGAGGTGGTGATCATGGAAGATGCCCCTGACTATTATGCAGTGGAAGACATTTTCAGCGAGATCTCAGACATTGATGAGACAATTCATGACATCAAGATCTCTGACTTCATGGAGACCACTGACTACTTCGAGACCACTGACAATGAGATAACTGACATCAATGAGAACATCTGCGACAGCGAGAGCCCTGACCACAATGAGGTCCGCAACGAGACCACTGATAACAACGAGAGTGCTGATGACAACGAAACCACTGACAACAATGAGAGTGCAGATGACAACAATGAGAACCCTGAAGACAACAACAAGAACGCTGATGACAACGAAGAGAACCCTGACAACAACGAGCACACTTATGGCAACAACTTCTTCAACGGCGGCTTCTGGGGCAGCCATGGCAACAACCAGGACAGCAGCGACAGTGACAATGAAGCAGATGAggccagtgatgatgaagatAATGATGGCAATGAAGGTGACAATGAGGGCAGTGATGATGATGGCAATGAAGGTGACAATGAAGGCAGCGATGATGATGACAGAGACATTGAGTACTATGAGAAAGTTATTGAAGACTTTGACAGGGATCAGGATGACTACGAGGATGTGATAGAGATCATCTCAGACGAATCAGTGGAAGAAGAGGAGGGCATTGAGGAAGGTGAGCTaacccctgcccccaaccctTGTCTTCcgtcttcttttctttcagagcAAGCCTGGCCAAGGACAGGGTATCAAGGCATGAACACAATCTGCTTtcatggaggaaagaaaaagcattctGAGCAACTTTTTAAACAAAGGAAGTCCAGTGaacatttaacttaa